The Couchioplanes caeruleus nucleotide sequence CGGGCCGCTGCGTCCAGTGCACCAGGTCGGGGCTGGTCGCGTGTCCCCAGTGCATGGTGTCCCACTGCAGGCCGTGCGGGTTGTGCTGGAAGAACAGGTGGTAGACGCCGTCGGCGTAGAGCGGGGCGTTCACGTCGTTCATCCAGCCGCTCGCCGCGCTGAAGTGGAACTGGCCGCGGTACGGCTCCGCGTACGTGGTCGGCGCGTACGGGTATTCGGGGTAGTCGCCCGCGAGGCCGGCGACGGCCGGGCGGCCCGGCACGACGACGGCGATCGCGACGATCAGGACGAGGACGGACAGACCACGCAGACGCATCCCTCATATCACCATCGGTCGATGTCTTCGCACCACCCTTCGGGAACACCGGCCGGGTTCTGCGGCCCCTGTGGTCTGATGGGCCTGAGATGACCGGCGCGCGCATCCTCGTCGTCGACGACCAGCCGAACATCGTGGACATGCTGGCCACGGTGCTGACCTTTCACGGCTTCGCGGTGGACACCGCCGGCACCGCCGCGCAGGCCGTGGCGAAGGCCGCCGAGCGCCGGCCGGACGTGGTGCTGCTCGACGTGACGCTGCCCGACGGCAACGGCATGGACGTGTGCCGGCGGCTGCGCGAGGAGGGCTCCGGCGCCGACGTGGTGTTCCTGACCGCCCGGGACGCCCGGGCCGACCTGATCGCCGGGCTGGCGTACGGCGGCGACGACTGGATCACCAAGCCGTTCGACGTCGAGGTGCTGCTCGCGCGGGTGCGGGCGTTGCTGGGCCGGGCGGACCGGTCCGAGGCGCGGGTGCTGCGCTACGCCGACGTGGAGCTGGACCTCGATTCCGGACAGGCGCGCCGGGCCGGCGACCGGGTGCCGCTGTCGCCCACCGAGCTCGAGCTGCTGCGCTACTTCCTGTGCCACCCCGGCGTGGTGCTGCCGCGCGGGCAGATCCACGAGGCGGTGTGGGGCGCCGGCACCGCGACCCGGGTCCACGTCGTCGACACGTACGTGGGGATCCTGCGGCGCAAGCTGGAGCGGCTCGGGCCGCCGCTGCTGGTGGCCCACCGCGGGTTCGGGTACGCGCTGCGCGCCGTGCTGCGCTGAGGTCAGCGGCGGGCGCCGTGCTTGACCCGGTACATCGCCTCGTCCGCGGCGCGCAGCAGCGACTCCGGTTCGACCGCCGCGCCCGCCACCACGCCGACGCTGGCGCCGAGGCTCAGCGTGTGCCCGTGCACGTGCACCGGCAGGTCCAGGGCGGCGCGGAAGCGTCGTGCGGTCTCCTCGGCGGCCGGTGCCCCGGTGCCGGGCAGCAGCGCCGCGAACTCGTCGCCGCCGAGGCGGGCCGGCACGGCGTCCGGCGGCAGGGCCGCGCGCAGCCGCCGGGCGACCTCCACGAGCACCGCGTCGCCGACGTGGTGGCCGTACGTGTCGTTGACCGGCTTGAAGCCGTCGAGGTCGGCGTGCAGCAGCGCGACGCCGCGGCCGGCCTCCTCGGCGAGCCGGTCGCCGAAGAGCTTGCGGTTGGCCAGGCCGGTGAGCGGGTCGTGGGTGGCCTCGTGGCGCAGCCGGTCCTGCAGCTCGCGCGCCTCGGTGACGTCGCGGGCGTTGCTGACCACGGCGCCGACGCTCGGCTCGTGGGTCAGGTTGCGGCTCATCACCTCCAGCCAGCGCCAGGAGCCGTCGGCGTGCCGGTAGCGCGCCTGGTATGTGTACGTCGCGCCGGGGGTGGCCATCAGCTGCCGCAGCTCGGGCCAGAGCCCGGGCAGGTCGTCGTCGTGGATGAGCGTGACCACGCGGACGCCCAGCAGCTGGTCCGGCTCGTAGCCGAGCGCGCGGGTCGCCGGGGTCACGTAGGTCATCG carries:
- a CDS encoding response regulator transcription factor, whose translation is MTGARILVVDDQPNIVDMLATVLTFHGFAVDTAGTAAQAVAKAAERRPDVVLLDVTLPDGNGMDVCRRLREEGSGADVVFLTARDARADLIAGLAYGGDDWITKPFDVEVLLARVRALLGRADRSEARVLRYADVELDLDSGQARRAGDRVPLSPTELELLRYFLCHPGVVLPRGQIHEAVWGAGTATRVHVVDTYVGILRRKLERLGPPLLVAHRGFGYALRAVLR